The genomic DNA GGGGTTCAGGGCCTTCATATAATGCCGCCCGGCCACCTCCGTCATCCTCGATGCCGAAAGGGAGCACGCCTCCGGGGCGAGCCCCTGGGCCCGGAGCGCCCGGAGGGCCTCCTCGACGCTCTCCATGGTTATGGCCGTCATCACCACCCTGCCTTTCTTCATCCGGGACGATACATGCTCGATAATCTCCGTAAGACCCTTCCCCGCCCCGCCTATGAACACCCTGTCCGGCGGGAGAAGGC from Nitrospirota bacterium includes the following:
- the cbiT gene encoding precorrin-6Y C5,15-methyltransferase (decarboxylating) subunit CbiT; this encodes WDVGAGSGAVGIEAKRLAPGLRVIAVEKDRARVEGIRRNAERLAAGGLEVIRGEAPRALRSLLPPDRVFIGGAGKGLTEIIEHVSSRMKKGRVVMTAITMESVEEALRALRAQGLAPEACSLSASRMTEVAGRHYMKALNPVFVIEAGR